The DNA region AATTCGCCGCAGCATTGACCCCACAGTGGGCATCGTGGTGGGCTGGTCAGGGGCGGAAAAGCctgctaattaaattaagccaGTCTGAAGGCCACTCCTACTACCTATCTCTCGGCCTAGCCTATCCTACGGGGATACGGCTGTGCTGCGAGTATACATTTTCCAACATTATTTCGGTTTTAGCCGGCACTCGACTTCGACACCCGGACACCCGGACACCCAAACAGCTCAACCAATTTCCAGCAAACACTCGGCCGGTGATCAATCTAAAATTTTCACCGCTTCTGTCAGAAATGTGCGTAGTCGACGACATGGGACGACATCGACATCATGTGGCTTAGTTGTCCTGGTCCAGCACCTCTCTCCCAAGTACCTTGAAACGCTGACAGGCAAACCCCGAAATGCTGGTTGACGAATGAGCTCGAGGCGGGTGAGTTTTCTCTGGGGAAAGTCGTAAAAACAGTCTGCCTGCGCCCGAAAAACTCCTCAAATGAACCATGAATGGCGGCACTttttctaataaaatattgccaaatatatgtatgtatatatatgtatgttatatatgtatatataaataccatatttttatacccgctactcgtagagtaaagggaATTTAGAGTAcgcttttactctacgagtaacgtaTAATAAACTTATGGCAGAGATATACAAATTGCGTTGACAAAATGTTTCAAAGTAAAGAAAATGCTTAATTAAACGAATATATATGACATTCTGAAAGAATAGGATATTCAGGTTAGGATATATAGGATAATGGATTGgtttacttttaaaatttataattctgctttttgttttaaatatcaatttgGAATATGGTCTAGAAGTGTTGGTATTGTAAAAAGCTCAGTAACATTTCTTACTTAGATAAATAACAACTCGTAGCTATGACTCTAAAATACATCAAAgaaaacacataaaaatttCTTATGGAATTCAAACTTCTCGCGAAAACAACACATTGGATCGTCAAGCGACTAAGCACAGTGTACTGGCTTCCGGTTGGTATTTCATTTTGGAGCTAACGGATCTAGTTTACTGGCATTTCCCTTTCAATTTTAGCACCCATTCCTACGATGACTTGGTGGAATAGAAGTGAACAGGAACTGGTTTGACTCGCGGCCAGACGCACGTCAGACGAGATTTGAATCGTTCTTATAATCTCTAGACTCATTGTTAGATTGTTGGGTAATGAGCTCGGGCCTTTTCGAGAACAACAAAGAGTATCAAATTGGTAATTAAAGCGTTTACTAGAAAGTGAAATGAAACTAAATTGAATTAATGTGAATTGAAACTCAAAATGAGTGGCGAATTAAGTTGGCCTTAAGCGGTCATTGATACCAGGATTTGCTTTTCCAATATATTAGTAGTAGTATATTGTcgtaacaaataaattaaaagtttatacTTTCCATTAAATATCCATGTCAGTTTCAGGCATAATTTAAAGATAATTGGTTACGATTGTAAAAAATCTTAGTCCACTGAACGTTACGTTAAACAATtgttatacaaattaaaatctacCTCGGGAACTAACTGATATTTGTAGATATACTAATAATGATTTAGCTTAGCCAAAAGAATCGTTTAAGTGTGATACATTTCACTTTACTCTACTTGAATTACTTTGGCAAAGACCTTCAAATGAAATTCTTTCGATGCCAGCCGGCACAACATGTTATTACATCACTTTGTCGCCGGTTGAGTCACTTTGCTGCCCAATTCGACTTCGACCATGATTGAGCACTTACCAATGCCACAATTATAGCTGTAAAGCAGAGACCAGAAAGCTTCAACCTGAAAGCTCAAATGTTACTTGTTCATTAATCCAAGTGATGTGATCTTTTTTGGGTCATTTACCATTGGTGGATAGGGGGGGGTGTGTCGGTGTGCAGTTGAATTTCTCTATTTTTTCTGAGTGTGCGCGTTTGTGTCAAGTGCAATGCTGTTCATCGATCAAGCAACGATTTATTGGGTTACTTACATGACTCGAGTGTGCCACACAACCTCAACCACAAGCCTCAATCCCCCCTTCATTCAAGCCCCTTATCCGCGGCGGGTTGCTCgcttaagtcttttgtttgtaACGACTTTGGTTGCTTTGTTCGCTATTCGCCGTCCGTTTCCCATTCATAACAATAGCGAAATGGGTGTGACTCGTGGGTGCAAATCTTTTTGGGTAAATCTACCGATCTGCGGAGAAGGAGGCATGCAAATGAATTACGATCGAAGTGATTTCTGTAAGCAGCCGAGttaaaaagtgaaagaaaGAGCGGCGATGAGACAATGGGCCAGTGATGTGTGGCCAACGAAAATTTCGTCtataaatacaaatgcatTGGCGGTTCAATTATTATTCAAAGCACGCACTCCACAGAAGGAGGACAAAGTCTCGCTTCTTTCGCTCTGCAATTTGCCAACCAACCTCAAACGCTCTCCAAATGGCTTTCAAGGTAAGCCAAGGCTGATGTAATTCGCACCTTGGCAACAGACCATAATGTTTTCTCACCCTTCCAGCTCGTTGCTCTGGTTTCCTGCTGCCTGGCAGCCGTGTCAGCTGGACTTATCCCTGTGGAGCAGCACGAGCAGCATCCCCAGCTATACCAGGTCCAGCAGCCCCAGCATGTGATTTACCAAAAGCAGCACGAGATCCATCCCCACGGCCATGAGGTGTATCCCGATGATCCTCATCCCAAGTACAACTTTGCCTACGATGTGCAGGATGCGCTGTCCGGGGACTCGAAGAGCCAAGTGGAGTCCAGGGATGGGGATGTGGTGCAGGGCGAGTACTCCCTGGATGATGCCGATGGTTTCCGTCGCACAGTGAAGTACACCGCCGATTCCGTCAATGGATTTAATGCCGTCGTGCACCGCGAACCACTGGCCCATGTGCACCACAAggtggtggctgctgctcctgttcaGTACCACCACGCCCCTGCCGCCCCCGCTGCCGTTATCAAGAGCTATGCCTCCCCTGCCCAGGCCTATGTCGCTCCCACCTACGCAGCCCCTGCCTACACCGCCCCCACCTACGGCACCCAACACGGTGAGCATccccaggagcaggagcaggagcaccagcagcaccactaTGCCAGCTACGAGTCCCCCGCCCACTCCCAGGCCGCCCACGAAGGCCACGAGTACTACCACCACCAGTAGGGAGTTTCCAGCCACAGATCAGATCACCTGACAAGCGAAAGTATTATCATGGACCCCATTATGAGAACTCATTTAGCTCATTAACCTAGTTCTGTTGATTAGTCGTAATCTGTTTGTAAATATCCTCAATAAAACTTTCATATTTCAATGTATGAAATTTGGCTTAATTTCCTTCAGGATGATACACTTGTATTAGTTTCGGAACAATTAGCTTAAGAACTGTATCTTTTAgtttatgttatttaaaaaaagtcAGACTATTGCTTGACTCGCAActttaaattcatttgaaattACACTAATGATTATCCAATTCGGGTTTCTCGAGTGTCTGAATACCGTTTTTCAAAAAACCTTCGATACTTTGCCATTGGAATGTCAAGGACAGAGCAGTGCCAAATACTCGAATTAATGATTCGCATTATTTCATTAATTCATATCAATTCAAATCGCCCTAGGCTGACCTGATTAGGAACGTATTCATATGGAATCGTGTTCTGTTAGGATTACATTCAGCAACAGCCATCTCACACAAGCTTACCGAATAATGTGATTCTGCAAGGGGcttgcataaaaaaaaaagtgcgtGCAAAATTAACAAGTGACGTTAATTTTATGAAGTGTGCGATTTACATTTTAAGCACTTGGCTAGTATTTCCCGATTGGTCATGATTAGCGTGGGCAATTTAGCGCGAATATTTGTCCGTGCTCGATTTTCGCACTTAAGTGGAGAGGGGTAAATGGAGACCGGTTTTCGACTTGCCAAAATATCCGGTAGCAACAATCGCactttttgcaattttaatgtCGCACTCAAATTGAATCTCAAATTACTTGGGACATATCTGCTGGCATCGAGTCCGACAACTATATGTACTGATATACAGGCTCTGCCGCTGACTCGTACCAAAAATATGTGTGTCCAATTGCGGCCAAGAAATAATTTGCTCCACATTTCCCACACAAAGGTCTAGCGCAACCACATTAGCCAGACCTTTTGGCCTTTCGCTCCTCTTTGTTAGCCAGCTGGGTTGCTCGGTTTGGGCTTGTCTTTGGCAACGGTTGAGTGCCAACACAGGGGGATAATAATCGACAGCCTCGGCACTGGCCAATGCCCACCTTGGATCCCATTGAAATCACAACTTGTGATATCGTGTTGAATTCGCTTCAAAATTATGGAATTCCTATTTCAAGTTTAAAACATCTACATTagtttaaatcaaataaatttctatttattaggactttttttttatcatagTATgtcttaaaattaaaagttacCCCTTACATTATTATATTGCTTATTCGTATCATGAAATGTAGAATGAAGAGTTTCTGAGCCTATACAATGAGTATATTCCTCGTCAGAATCCCACTCCCTGTCCGTACGTCGAGATCTCGAGAATTATTATTGCTAGACTAAGAAAACCCAGCTTTATTTTGCTAAGTAacaggtatctgatagtctattataaataacatattttattaaactttgTTTGCTCACAAGGAGTGCAAGCTTGTATTAATAACCATACGACAGCCAACAATAAGACATAATATATATcctataattataaaaaaatatataagataATATAGAAACACCATtacttataataataatttaatttattatatttataaggAAATTATAAGCCCGAAAAGGTTGATACTTCTAATAGTAACTTCAATAATATGTtgctcgtagagtaaaagggtatactagacacacttttgaaaaatgatatgataatttttcccatttttgttagtcttgtatatttttcccgattggccaaaaattcttttgccacacccacttcaacgcccacaaaccgccaacaACTGTCAGGGTTGAAAATTCTCTTATCTTATATCGTATCTTATAAAAGCACTAAAGCATTCTCTCTTCTTTTCATCCTGTGGACAGTTaaaagaaggaaaacaaaaagactaaagaaagaaggaaaacaaaaagactAAAGGAGACTATAAATACcctatgaaaatatttttttctcgGTATAAAATATGGCTAACACATCCAAATCGAAACCCTTAGTGTGTCATTAATCGAGAAGGCTATGTCCCTGACACAATTATATTCTGATGAAACAAATTAGAAATTGCTTTTTCTGCCGattgagaaatttcaataGATTCAGATTTTTTGACTTTGAATAAAGCTTGagttaattttcaaaaatattcaaatttcaaTAAGCCAACAAAATAATCGGAATCGTAAAAGCgtttgtaaatattatttgtgtgtatttgtAGGAGGTGATTGTAAAACTATAACAGTAACGGGTTGAGAAACGTAAAGTGGCAGTTCTTAGTGGTGGTAGGCAACAGCGGGGGCGGCGTAGGAGGTGTACGTAGCTGGAGCTGCGTAGTGGGCAACTGGAGCCACGGTCTTGACCACAGCGGGAGCAGCGTAGTGAGCAACTGGAGCCACGGTCTTGACCACGGCGGGAGCAGCGTAGTGGGcgacagcaggagcagcgtAGTGGGCAACGGGAGCGGCGACGGTCTTCACAACTGGGGCAACAGCGACGGCCTTGACCAAGGGCTCACGGTTCACGACTGCGTTGAATCCGTTGATGGGGTCGGCGGTGTACTGGACGGTCCTCTTGTAGCCGTCGGCGTCGATCAGGGAGTACTCTCCGCGGACCACGTCTCCATCGCGCTCCTCCACCTGGCTCTTGGAGTCTCCAGAGAGCGAGTCCTGGACATCGTAGGCGTACTTGTACTGGGGATGGGGATCGTACTCCTCGGCCGCCTTGGCAAGCACAGGCTGGGCGTGGGCAACGGCGACAGGTGCATGGGCATAGGTGGCCACGGCGGGAGCGGCGTGGTACACCTGCTGGACGGGAAGAACACCGGCGCTGGCTGCGGCAATCAGGGCGAAGAGGGCGATGAACTGAAAGAGGGATACTGGTTAGGATATGGGGTCTTTGGCGGGGCTAATACCTCGGAACGAACCTTGAATGCCATTTTGATTTGGATTgatttggctgctgctgctgctgctgttggttgCTGGAAGGCAAAGTGAACTGTGAGGGCTACTGGGCCAACACTTGACTTATATACCGAGATGGAGCTAtttcttcagctgctgctACCATTGAATGGTTGAGCTTGCTTTTGTCAGCTGGCCACGCTCTTAGCGTAATTAGTGCAATTCATTTATGCTAAACGTGTGTGGAGAGGGAAAAGTGTAGCTTAAGGGCGTGCTCAATCTTTGTATCTCTGTGTTTTGTCATCAAATAACTTCAAATTATCTGAGAGATACGGAGAGCGTGCGCTTTGACACCACCATTGGCCAAAACCAGTTAGCTCAAAAGTTAATAAAGCCGCATATAAGTCgcttaaaatgtaattaactTAAATCATCTTAGAAACCGTGTCTTTATTAAATTAagattattattttgtatcgCCTTCGATTTTCAAAATTGGAAGATAGTTCATAGGCaaaaaactttattatttatctcaggttaatataattaaacaCTCTAttaatgttatatttttattatttaataattaaattatgattttaccttaaaatgttaataatgCCCTACTAagattaaatattattattaaaatattattattaatttaacatTGTTATTCAGGCTCATAGCATCAACGCTATAACATAAgtatacctgttactcgtagagtaaaagagggtatactagatttgttgaacAGTATGTAACAGGCTGAAGGAagccatataaagtatatacatacatatatagaacCAATATCCGTCTGTCTCTCCGTATgagcgtcgagatctcaggaagcataaaagctataaagttgagattaggcatgcagactccagagacatagacagAACAGctcaagtttgttgacccatgctgccacgcccactctaacgcccacaagctCCCCAAAAcgttttaaataataaatagtttaaatagtttaataaaacAGACACACACCACACAACTGTACTGGAAAACGTTTACGTTGTTAATAATAATCTTCATAATAACCgaataattgaataatattaaaatgccTCCAGTTTTAAGGAAAATAGTAATTTAAATTGGCTTGGCGTAATCAATTAAGTGCAGCTGCTTACTTCGATCGAGCACTTTCAAATGGACAGAACCGAAGAAGGTGCGTGACAATTTTTACGTGCCACCGGCGCCGCTCGAGGTGATGCGCCAAAAATGAATTCCAATTAGGTGTCATCAATGTCACCAAGCAGCGTATAAAATCAACGGCTCACACCGGATCAGACATTCAGTGTTTGGCTTCGGCTCAAGACAGGAGTTAATTAAATCCATCCAAGTTACAATGGCAGCAAAGGTTTGTGCGACCAATTGAAGGATAAAGGTTCCCAGGAACTACCAGTGGATTTGCAAAATACCTTCGCATCATATCGCCATCTTAGAAAGATCCTAAAAAGCGTGTTATTTATTCCCCAGATTGTTATCGCTTTGGCTTTGTTCGCCGTAGCCCATGGCGCCGTTCTCAgaactgctgctcctgcggCTGTGGCTCCTGCTCCGGTACCAGTTCTGGCCAAGACTGTTGAGCTGGAGGAGGTCGATCCGCATCCTCAGTACACCTACAGCTATGACGTGCAGGACACCCTCTCCGGCGACAACAAGGGGCACGTGGAGGAGCGCGATGGAGACGTGGTCCGCGGAGAGTATTCCCTGATCGACGCCGATGGCTTCAAGCGCACCGTGACCTACACCGCCGATTCCATTAACGGGTTCAACGCCGTCGTCCGCCGTGAACCCCTCGCCGCTGTTGTGGCCGCCGAGCCGCTGGTGAAGGTCGCTGCTCCACTGGTCAAGGCCGCTCCAGTCGCCCCCATCGCCCCTGTCGCCCCAGTCGCCTTGGCCGCACCAGCTCCCATTGTGCGCTCCGCTCCAGTGGTCGCTGCTGCTCCCCTGGCAGCTACCGCGCCCTTCCTCCGCTCCGCCCCTCTGGCGGTGGCCGCTCCCGCTCCTGTCCTGCGTACCGCCTCCTATGCCACGCCTCTGCGGTACACAGCCCCCGCGTACACCGTCGCCCACTTGTAAATACCAATGCGAGCGTTGTTATTCTGATCCCTTGTTTTGTTTCTATGATAATAAAATGTGATTTGTTATGTTAATTTGAATTGCGTTTTTTTTGGGCATAAGAAGTGCTGTTATATTATCATCAACTCAATTAAATTTCAGTTTTGGTGCTTTCAAAAGTTTTCTTAACTGTTTCATTCTTACTTGTTTCCGATTTTGATACTTTACCAGAAAAAGggacatatatgtatgctctATACAATATTTTAGCATAGGCACGTCagtataattaattatatgtGCTAATATACTTTAAAGCTGTAAGGTGTATTGTActgtatttgttttatatattacgCATTCACATGTCTGTAAAAACTGCCTTATTTAATCTTCCAGTCTGCTTGAATGTCTGAGCAGGTTAGTTTATTCTTGATACTTTGATGTGTgtacttaaaaaatatttgttcaatTATTAATTCAAAATAAGTAATCAGTGTAGGTCAGTTCCAAGCGTTTTGCAATCCTGAGCTGATTGTACCGGTAACATGATATACCACTCAAGGCAGAATGGTGAAAGCGAGCGATTCGCAATTGCTCACGGAGGGTCAGAAAGACAAGAAAATCCGAGGGTCTCTCCTAAGCCACTAAGCCGCACCGGATCGCATAAGAGTATACATATGTGGCCCCTGGCGTGGGCAGTTGTAATTGCCCCTATTCCAGTCGATAAAATAATAAGGTAAATAGCTAGCGGTAATGCaataataaatgttaaaaGTAAATAGTGACAAAAATGATTTGCCCAGCAGCGAATTAATCAGTTTCAATTCATTTTTCGCATTTGCTTTTACCCCGATTCAGTGGGTATAAAAAGCAGTACTCGTGGTCCAGTAAATCATTCCACAGCTTCTCTGTCTTCGCAGCAGTTAACCACGGATAACCACAAGCCCGCTTCCAAGTCTAGAGTCATGGCCTTCAAGGTGCGTAATCCTTACATGGCAGCCTGATCCTGTTCATTACCTCACATTTCTCCCCCAGTTCCTCGCTGTTCTCGCCCTCGTTTCGGTCGTCAGTGGCGGAGTGCTACCCGTCCAGCAGGTGTACCATGCCGCCCCCGCCGTGGCCACCTATGCCCATGCACCTGTCGCCGTTGCCCACGCCCAGCCTGTTCTGGCCAAGGCCACCGAGGAGTACGATCCCCATCCCCAGTACAAGTTCGCCTACGATGTCCAGGACTCGCTCTCCGGTGACTCGAAGAGCCAGGTGGAGGAACGTGATGGCGACGTGGTCCATGGCGAGTACTCCCTGATAGATTCCGATGGCTTCAAGCGCATTGTTCAGTACACCTCCGACCCGGTCAACGGGTTCAACGCCGTCGTCAACCGCGTGCCCCTGGATCACGTGAAGACCGTGGTGAAGACCGTGGCACCTGtggcagttgctgctgcccctATTCCAGTGGCCTACCATCAGCACCACTAAGGAACTCCTTGTGAACTCTTTGTAAATCGAATAAATTGTTGAATATTTGTAAGCTGAAAGAATTCGAAACGCATTTTACTTTAGGAGCTCatttacttttttatatacatgttatatatttcatgttaaaataaattcgtataacttaaattgaaaaaatacaaaaaacccCAAAATTATTCTAGCCTTAGAGTTGCACAATAACCTTAAGTAAGCAACTTAAATGGCCATCGCATGGGAGCAGCCCTGGTAGCATTCAACAATCGTCAATGGAGCCGCTTACTCTGCACTACCTTGGTTCCTCTTAAGTCCCTCTCAAGCATATGCACTTTGTAATCAATTTTCTGCCGGTAATAAGTCATTAAGGGCCCAAATTGATCAGGCGTTCGCGTCCGACCCATTTTACACCAATCAACGAAAATTGGGGTAGACATCTGATCGCAAAGAAACGCATCGATCGGaacatttcaataaaaacaTCTGCGCCGAAGGCTTATTGAATTTAATGCATGTAATGCTGTCCGCTCTTGGAGGAAACCTGTTAAGGTCACTTAGCTGCATCTTTGAAGCGGCCAGAAACCTTTCGCCAAGTCGCTCTGCACCGTTTGGGTCCATTTGAGAATGATATTCGCGACATCATGGGACCCGGATTATTTTCCTTATCTGGCAAGTGCAAATATGCCAAGGTTCCTTAAAGGGGACAGTGAAAAGCGGACAACATACAACGGACAACATACAACGGACGAGGGACGACGGACGGCGAGGGTTAAGGTCAAAGTCAGTTGGCATTGTTAATTACCGTTGGAGCGAACGGACTTGGctgcccatttccattcccattcccattttcgGCATGTAAGTACATCGGCCCGGAGATCCACGCCTCCAGCTCAGATTTAATGCCAGTGCGGATGCGCAACTCGCGGCGAGGCCCATAAAGTTAACCAGGCGAATTACAATCATGCTCGTGTCGCATTGAAACCAGACCATTGAAGCCAGACTTAAGGCCCCGTTTACACCGGCTCCATGAATGAGTAAACGGCTTTGGGGCTTCCCTCTTCAACTTTATATGGAACTGCTTTATGGACCTTCCATCGC from Drosophila santomea strain STO CAGO 1482 chromosome 3R, Prin_Dsan_1.1, whole genome shotgun sequence includes:
- the LOC120453053 gene encoding cuticle protein 18.6; protein product: MAFKLVALVSCCLAAVSAGLIPVEQHEQHPQLYQVQQPQHVIYQKQHEIHPHGHEVYPDDPHPKYNFAYDVQDALSGDSKSQVESRDGDVVQGEYSLDDADGFRRTVKYTADSVNGFNAVVHREPLAHVHHKVVAAAPVQYHHAPAAPAAVIKSYASPAQAYVAPTYAAPAYTAPTYGTQHGEHPQEQEQEHQQHHYASYESPAHSQAAHEGHEYYHHQ
- the LOC120453056 gene encoding larval cuticle protein A2B yields the protein MAFKFIALFALIAAASAGVLPVQQVYHAAPAVATYAHAPVAVAHAQPVLAKAAEEYDPHPQYKYAYDVQDSLSGDSKSQVEERDGDVVRGEYSLIDADGYKRTVQYTADPINGFNAVVNREPLVKAVAVAPVVKTVAAPVAHYAAPAVAHYAAPAVVKTVAPVAHYAAPAVVKTVAPVAHYAAPATYTSYAAPAVAYHH
- the LOC120452274 gene encoding larval cuticle protein A2B, with the protein product MAAKIVIALALFAVAHGAVLRTAAPAAVAPAPVPVLAKTVELEEVDPHPQYTYSYDVQDTLSGDNKGHVEERDGDVVRGEYSLIDADGFKRTVTYTADSINGFNAVVRREPLAAVVAAEPLVKVAAPLVKAAPVAPIAPVAPVALAAPAPIVRSAPVVAAAPLAATAPFLRSAPLAVAAPAPVLRTASYATPLRYTAPAYTVAHL
- the LOC120453871 gene encoding larval cuticle protein A2B; the protein is PRITTSPLPSLESWPSRCVILTWQPDPVHYLTFLPQFLAVLALVSVVSGGVLPVQQVYHAAPAVATYAHAPVAVAHAQPVLAKATEEYDPHPQYKFAYDVQDSLSGDSKSQVEERDGDVVHGEYSLIDSDGFKRIVQYTSDPVNGFNAVVNRVPLDHVKTVVKTVAPVAVAAAPIPVAYHQHH